In the Ferribacterium limneticum genome, CAAGAAACGCCCGGTCGTCCAGCGCTTCGAAGCCGAACGGACCAGTCTGATCCTGCCGGCCGACCAACTGGCGGCCGTCCGCGCCCTCGGCGCCAAGGCCGGGGCGACGCCCTTCATGACGCTGAACGCCGTCTGGCGCGTGCTGCTCTCCCGGCTGTGCGGCACCCGCCGGCTGGGGATTGGCGTACCGGTCTCGGTCCATCCGGAATCGGCCCGCGAATCCTATGTCGGCTTCGCGGTAAACATCCTGCCCCTGTGTACGCCGATCTTCCCCGGCCAGAACTTCCTCGAACTGTTGCGCGAAGTACGCAGCGAAATCACCGCTGCGCTCGAGCACAAGGGTCTGCCTTTCGCCGAAATGGTCAAAATGGCCGGCGGCGAGCGCGACCCGGCCCGCCCGGCACTGGTCCAGGTACTCTTCAACTGCGAAGCCCACGATCAGTGGCAGGCTGCCAATGTCGAAGTGCGCACCCTGGTGCCGCCGGCCACTCATACCAAGTACGAGCTGACGCTGGACGTGCTGATCGGCAAGGATGGCCTGGAACTGGTTCTCACCTATGCCAGCGCACTCTTCAAGGGCGCCACGGCACGCAAGCTGCTGGCCCGCTACGCCGCCCTGCTCGAACGGCTGTGCAGCACTCCGGAAGCGCCGCTGGCCAATGTCGACATCCTGCTCGAAGCCGAACAGCAGCAGTTGGGCCTCAACCCGCCGGTTCCCATGCTCGAGAGCTGCCTGCACGAGCTGTTCGAAGCCCAGGCGGCGCACACCCCGGACGCCGTCGCCATCCGCCGCGATACCGAGCAATTGACCTTCCGCGAACTGGACAGTCGCGCCAACCGCCTGGCCCACGTCCTACTGGCCCATGGCATCCATCGCGAAGACCGTGTCGCCGTCTGTCTGCCGCGCAGCCTCGACCTGCCGGTTGCGCTGCTCGCCGTGCAGAAGGCCGGCGCCGCCTATGTGCCGATCGACCCGACCTACCCGGAAGAGCACCAGCGCACCATCCTCGAGCATTCCGGCGCCCGCCTGCTGCTGGTCGCCGAGGCCGGCGCTGCCGCATGCTTCCCGCAACAGGCCGTGCTGGCCCTGGCCGATGCCGAGGGCGATCTCGCCGCTGCCTCGCCGCAGCCACCGAAAGTTGCTGTCTCACCGCAGCAGCTGGCTTATGTGATCTTCACCTCCGGCTCGACCGGCGTGCCCAAGGGCGTCGCCATCGAGCACCGCACCGTCTGCAGCTTCCTGGCCTGGGCGGCGGCGGAATTCCCGCACGATGAGCGAGCCGGCGTCCTGGCGTCGACCTCGGTCTGCTTCGACCTCTCGGTCTTCGAACTCTTTCTGCCGCTGACCCACGGCGGCCGCGTCATCCTGGTGGACAACGTGCTGGCCCTGGCCCAGTCCGAGTCGGGCGCCGACATCACGCTGGTCAACACCGTGCCCTCGGCGATGGCTGAACTGGCCCGCGCCCAGGCCCTGCCGCCCAACGTCCGCGTCATCAACCTGGCTGGCGAGGCGCTGCCTGAGCCGCTGGTCGCCAAAATCCGCGAAACCTGGCCGCGTCTCGCCGTCTGCAATCTCTACGGCCCGACCGAGGACACCACTTATTCGACCTGGCTGCGCATGTCGCCGGGCGAGAAGGTCGATGTCACCATCGGCCGGCCGCTACCGGGCACCCGGCTCTATCTGCTTGATGACGAACTGCTGCCGGTGCCTCCCGGTTCCCAGGGCGAAATCTGGCTGGCTGGCAACGGCCTGGCGCGCGGCTACCTGGAGCGCCCCGGCATGACGGCCGAGCGTTTCCTGCCCGATCCGCACGCCCCGATGCCGGGCGCCCGCATGTACCGGACCGGCGATCTCGGCCGGCTGCGCAAGGATGGCACCGTCGAATATATGGGCCGGCGCGACGATCAGGTGAAAATCCGTGGCCACCGCATCGAACTGGGCGCCATCGACAGCGTTCTGCGCAAGACCGAGAGCGTCACCGGCGGCGCCGTGATCGCCCACGGCGAACCGCTGAAGCTGGCTGCCTTTTACACCGCGAACCGGGCTGCCAGCGACACTGAACGCCTGGAAGCCGATATTCGGCTGCAACTGGCCTCCCGGCTGCCGCGCTACATGATGCCGGCCAGTTTTGAGCGACTAAGCGAACTGCCGCTCACCCCGAACGGCAAGATCGACCGCAAGGTTCTGCGCGAAATGGCCGGCTGCTGCAAATCCGCTACCCCGGCCGGGCAGCGCGAGCCGCGCAGCGAAATCGAGGCCGAACTGCGCCAGCGCTATGCCGAGGTGCTCGGCCGGGCGCCGGAAAGCATCGGCATCGACGACGACTTCTTCTCGCTGGGCGGCCACTCGCTGCTGGCGACCCGGCTGCTCTTCGATCTGAACAGTGCCTGGCAGGTCGAACTGCGCCTGGCCGACCTGATGCGTGGCCCGAGCGTCGCCGAACTGGCTGAGAGACTGGTTTCGACGCTGGCTGCCGAAGTCAGCGACCTGGCCTCGCTGGTCGATGAAATCAGCCAGGACACCCCGCCTGCCCGTCCCTTTTCCGCCGACTAAGCACCCGAAAAGTCCACCATGACTGCCCTCGCCCAAATTCGTAACCTCAGCCCGGCCCAGCGCGACGCGCTGGTCGCCCGCCTGCGCAGCCGCCAACAGCAAAATGCCTCGGCCGGCCAGGGCATTCCGCAGATCGAGCCCGATCCGGCCCGCCGCCGCGATGCCTTTCCGCTGACCGACATCCAGCAGGCTTACTGGGTCGGCCGCCAGGCCGGTTTCGAAATGGGCAACATCGCCGCCCACGGCTATCTTGAAATCGAGGCCCGCGACATCGACCTGCCGCGACTGGAAGACGCCTTCAACCAGCTCATCGCCCGCCACGACATGCTGCGCGCCGTGATCCAGGCGGATGGCCAGCAGCGCATCCTGGCCGATGTCCCCTACTACCGCTTCGCCACCACCAACCTGCGCCAGCTGGACGAGGCCGAGCGCACCGCCCAACTGGCGGCCCTGCGCGAGCAGCTCTCGCACCAGGTGCTGCCCACCGAATTATGGCCGCTGTTCGACATCCGGGTCAGCCTGCTGCCCGACAACGGCATCCGCCTGCACCTGTCGCTCGACGTGCTGATTTTCGACGCCCACAGCTTCGACAACGTGATCAGTCCGGAATGGCAGCGTCTCTACGCGCAGCCCGAGCATCCGCTGGCGCCGCTCGAATTCTCCTTTGCCGACTATGTCGCCGGCCTGCAGGCGCTTGAAGCCAGCGACAGCTTCCAGAAATCGCTGGCCTACTGGCGCCAGCGGCTGGACAGCCTGCCGCCCGGCCCGGAGTTTCCGCTGGCCAAAAACCCGGAAGCGATCAAAAAACCGCATTTCGCCCACCGCAGCCTGCGCCTGCCACGCCTGCAGTGGGAGGCCCTGCGCCGTACCGGCAGCGCCCACCGCATCACGCCGGCGGCGCTGCTGCTGTCGGCCTATGCGCTGACCGTCGGCCGCTGGTCGCAGTCGCCGCATTTCACGCTGAACCTGACACTGTTCAACCGCCAGCCCTTCCACCCCGAAGTCAATCATCTGGTCGGCGACTTCACCTCGGTAACACTGCTCGAAATCGACCTGCGCAACTTCAGGAGCTTTGGCGAAATGGCCCACGCCATCCAGAGCCAGCTGTGGGAAGACATGGATCACCGCGCTGTCAGCGGTGTCCGCGTACTGCGCGAAATCACCGAACATCGGCGCGGCACGCAGGCAATGACGGTACCAGTGGTGTTCACCGGCGCCCTGTCCAACGATGCGGCCGGCGAAGCACCGGCCGCGATGAGCTGGCTGGGCAAGCCCGGCTATGTCGTCACCCAGACGCCACAGGTCTGGCTCGACTGCCAGGCGGTCGAGGATGGCGGCGATCTGGTTCTCGACTGGGATAGCGTCGACGAGCTGTTCGAACCCGGCTTCATCGACGCCATGTTCGCCGGCTTCGGCAAGCTGGTGAACAAGCTGGCCAATGACCCGGACAGCTGGGCACGTCCCCGCCTGAACATCCTGCCCGACAGCCAGCTGGCGATGATGGCGGCGGTCAACCAGACCGCAGCACCGATTCCGGCCGGCCTGCTGCACGCGCCGCTGCTCGCCCGCTGCCACATGACACCGGACCGCCTGGCGGTGGCCGACGGCCGGCGTCAGCTGAGCTTCGGCCAGCTCTACCGCGAATCCAACGCGCTGGCCCATGCCATTCTGGCCGCCGGCCTGCCACGCAGTTCGCTGATCGGCGTCATGCTGCCGAAGTCGGCAAGCCAGGTGGTCGCCGTGCTCGGCATCCTGGAATCCGGCAACGCCTACCTGCCGATCGAACCCAGCCTGCCGCTCGATCGCATCGTCGAAATCCTCCGCCTCTCCGGTGCTGCCGCGGTAGTTACCAACGCCGCGACGCTGGTCGAGCGGCCGCTGCCCGAGACGGCTCGCCACTTTTCGCTAGACGCCATCGAAGCTCCGGCGCCACGTCCGCTGCCGACGCTGGCCGGGCCGCGCGACCTGGCCTACGTGATCTACACCTCCGGCTCCACCGGCACTCCGAAAGGCGTCGCCATTGACCATCGCGGCGCCCTCAACACCTGCATCGACTGCAACCAGCGTTTCGCCATCGACGAGAACGACCGCGTGCTCGGCCTCTCGGCGCTGAATTTCGATCTGTCGGTGTGGGACATCTTCGGTGTCATCGGCGCCGGCGGCGCGCTGATCCTGCCCGACTACGAGCGGGCCCGCGAACCGGCGCACTGGGCCGAATGCATGGCCACCCACGGCGTCACGGTCTGGAACACCGTGCCGGCACTGCTCGACCTCTACGTCAGCTACCGCCGCGAAGTCGCCCGCGACTGCGACACGACGCTGCGCCTGGCAATGATGAGCGGTGACTGGATTCCGCTGACGCTGCCCGGCCAGATCCGCGCCACCTGCCCGCAAGCTGCGATCTTCAGTCTGGGCGGCGCCACCGAGGCCTCGATCTGGTCCATCCTGCACCCGATCGACGAGGTGAACCCGGCCTGGCACTCCATCCCCTACGGCCGGCCGATGCTCAACCAGACTTTCCATGTCCGCGACGACCGCCTCGACCACTGTCCGGTCGGCGTGCCCGGCGAGCTTTGCATCGGAGGCATTGGCGTTGCCATGGGCTACTGGCAGGACGAGGCGCGCACCGCCGCCCAGTTCGTTTTCTGCCCGCACACCGGCGAGCGCCTGTACCGCACCGGTGACCTCGGTCGCTGGCTGCCCGACGGCAATCTCGAAATCCTCGGCCGCCTCGACTTCCAGGTCAAGATCAACGGCTACCGCGTCGAACTCGGTGAAATCGAGGCCGCCATGGCCGCCTGCAAGGGCGTGCTGACCGGCGTTGCCCAAGTCGTCGGCGGCGCCGGTCAGGCCAAGCAACTGATCGGCTATTACGTGCGCGACAACAGCGACGCCGATGCCGAAAACCGCAAGCTGCAGGCCCGCCTCAACCGCGACGGCATCCGCCGGCTGGCGGCGCCGCTGCTGCAACTGCCGGGCGCTGAGGTCAGCAACCCGGCCCGGCGCTCGGTACGCCACTTCCTGTCTGACGAAGTCAGCCAGCAAGCCCTGGCCGCCATGCTGGCGCCGCTGCGCCTCGCCGACGTCAACGGCATCGCCCGCTACCGCTACGCCTCGGGCGGCGGTTTCTATCCCGTGCAGCTCTACGTCCAGGTCGCGCCCGACCGCGTCAAGGGCCTGGCCGGCGGCCTCTATTACTTCCATCCCGGCGAGAACGCGCTGCAGCTGGTCGACGCTACCCGCACACTGTCGCCCGAGTGGTTCCCGCGCGTCAATCGGCCAGTGATCGACGCCGCAGCTTTTTGCCTATTCCTGGTCGGCTCACGCCAGGCCATCGAGCCACATTATGGCGCCGCCGCAGCGCCCGTGCTGTGCATGCTGGAAGCCGGCGCAATGACCCAGTTGCTGGAGGACAGCGCCGCTGCCGCCGGCCTGGGCACCGTCCAGCTGGGCGGCTTCCGGGCCGACAAGGCGGGCGACTTCTTCGGCCTGGGCGATGACGCCCTCTACCTGCACATGCTGGTCGGCGGCATGCCCGGCGAAGAGCCGGCCGCCGCCCCGGGTTCGTCGGTAATCACCGACAACGTTTTCGAGGAAGGTCTGCGGGCCCATCTCGCCAGCCGGCTGGCCGACTACATGGTGCCCCGCCAATTCGTCCGCATCGAACATCTGCCACTGTCAGCCAACGGCAAGGTGGATCGCAAGGCGCTGCCCGAGCCGCGCGCCCGCCGCGCCATGCGCACGGTGGCGGCCGGCCAGCTGGAACAGGATCCGCTGGCCCAGGAAATCCGCAGTCTCTGGCAGGAAGTGCTGAAACTCGACCGGATCGCCCTCGACGACAATTTCTTCGACCTCGGCGGCACCTCGGTAGACATGATCCGCATCCACACCCGGCTGCAACCGCGGCTCGCCCAGCCGGTAACGCTGGTCGACATGTTCTTCAGCCATCCCACCATCGGCGACTTCGTCCGTGCCCAGAACACCGCCCAGCCTGCAACGCCGGCCGCCGAACAAGCCGAGCCGGCGCCCGAACTGCCGCGCAACCGCCGCGCCCGAAACCGCAATTCCACATCCACCGCTTCCCACTGAGGTTGAACATGAACAGCGCCAAGTCCTATTCCGGCCGTATCGCCATCATCGGCATGGCCGGCCGTTTCCCGGGTTCGTCGGATGTTGAGCATTTCTGGCAGCACCTGTGTGAAGGCCGCGACGCGCTACGCCAGTACAGCGCCGAGGAAGTGCGCGCCGGCATCGACCAGCACGACTACCTGACCATCCCCTATCTTGAACGTCAGGTCGGCAGCGGCAATTGGGTAGGTGCCGGTTACTACCTGGCCGACGCCGACAAGTTCGATGCCGGCTTCTTCGGCTACTCGCCCAACGAGGCCGAGCTGATCGACCCGCAGCAGCGCATCTTCCTGGAAGCGTCCTGGGCGGCGATGGAAGACGCCGGCTACGTGCCCGACGCCTATCCCGGCGCTGTCGGCACTTTCGGCGGCACCGGCCTGTCGCGCTATTTCCTGAACAATGTCTTCGCCAACCGCGAAATCATGTGTGCCTCGGAGCGCGACCTGATCGCCGGCATCGGCAACGAGCCGGACTACCTGACCAACCGGGTCGCCTACAAGCTGAACTTTACCGGCCCCTCAATCACCGTACAGACCGCCTGCTCGACATCTCTGGTCGCCATCCACCTCGCCTGCCAATCGCTGCGCGCCGGCGAATGCGATCTGGCGCTGGGCGGCGGTGCGATGGCCATCGTGCCCAACGGCATCGGCTACCAGTACCAGGAAGGCAGCATGAACTCGGGCGACGGCCGCATCCGCGCTTTCGATGCCGAAGCCTCAGGTACTGTCTTTTCGGAAGGCGGCGTCGGGGTCATCGTGCTCAAGCGCCTCGAAGACGCCGAGGCCGACGGCGACAACATCTACGCCGTGATCCGCGGCTCGGCGGTAACCAACGACGGCAATCACAAGGCCGGCTACACCGCGCCGGGCATCGACGGCCAGGTGGACGTCATCACCCGCGCCCTGCGCGCCGCCAACACCCATGCCAGCGAAATTACCTATGTCGAGGCCCATGGCACCGGCACCTCGCTGGGCGACCCCATCGAGCTGACGGCGCTGACCCGCGCTTTCCGCAACCACACCGACCGCCGCCAATATTGCGCCATCGGCTCGGTCAAGACCAATGTCGGCCACCTGGCGCCGGCCGCTGGCGTCGCCTCGGTGATCAAGGCGGCGCTCGCCGCCCACCACGGCATGCTGCCGCCCAGCCTGCACTACAAGCAACCCAATCCGCGCATCGATTTCGCCGACAGCCCGTTCGCCGTCAATACCGAGCTGACCCGCTGGATTCCGCCCGAATCAGGCCGTCGCGTCGCCTCTGTCAGTTCCTTCGGCATCGGCGGCACCAACGCCCACCTGATCCTCGAAGAGCCGCCGGAGCTGATCGCCACGCAATCGGAGCGCCACCTGCGCACCATCCAGCTTTCGGCCAAGACGCCGGGCGCGCTGGCCCGCAGCGCCGAACAGCTGGCCGCCTATCTCGAACGCCACCCGGAAACCGATCTCGACGACGTCGCGCTGACGCTGCAGGAAGGCCGCCGCGCCTTCGACCTGCGTGCTGCGATCGCCTGCGAGGAGCGCGAGGAACTGCTCAAGGCGCTCACCGAACTGGCCACCAATCCGCCCAAGCAGGCCGCCCTGCCGGCCAGCGGCAAGCTGGCCCTGTTGTTCACCGGCCAGGGCTCCCAGCATGCCGGCATGGCTGCCGCACTGCACGAACACTGTGCGATCTTCCGCGAGGTGATGGACACCTGCTGCGAACTGCTCGCCGGCCACCTCGAACTCGACCTCAGGCGTTTGCTGCTGGCCGCTCCCGACGACCAGGCCGCCCAGGATAGTCTGCGTGAAACGCGCTACGCCCAGCCGGCCCTGTTCGTAGTCGAATACGCACTGGCCCAGCAGTTGCTGGCCTACCAGATCCAGCCGGCGGCGATGATCGGCCACAGTCTCGGCGAATACGTCGCGGCGACACTGGCCGGCGTTTTCGAGCTGGAAGACGCACTCGCCCTGGTCGCCCTGCGCGGCCAGCTGATGCAGGCGATGGAGCCGGGCGCCATGCTCTCCATTCCGCTCGACGGTAACGGCGTCGCCCAGTGGCTGTCCGACGAGATCAATCTGGCGGCCATCAACAGCCCGCGCGCCAGCGTCGTCGCCGGCAGCCACGCCGCCATCGACGCCCTGGCCACCCGCCTCGAAGCCGAAGGCGTCGGCTGCCGCAAGCTGCAGACCTCGCATGCCTTCCACTCCTGGATGATGAAGCCGCTGGCCGAACAATTCCGCGCCGCCGTCGCCGCCGTGCCGCGCCGGGCGCCGACCGCCCGCGTTGTCTCCAACCTGACCGGTGACTGGCTGAGCGAAGCCCAGGCCATCGACCCCAATTACTGGGTCCAGCACCTGCTTTCACCAGTGCGCTTCCAGGCCTGCCTGGAAACCCTGCTCAACGACGGCTACACCTTCCTCGTCGAAGCCGGGCCGGGCGGCGTGCTCAGCGCCTTCGCCCGCCACCTGCTGGCCAACCCGAACGGCCGGCCACGCGCCCAGGCGGTGCCAATGATGCCGCACCCGACCGAAGCCCAGCGTGGCGATGCCTACCTGCGTCAGGGTCTGGGCAACCTGTGGGCAGCCGGCTATGCGCTTGATTTCGCCATCGTCGAAGCCGACAACGTCGGCCGCCGCATCCCGCTGCCGGCCTATCCTTTCGCCCGCGAACGCCATTGGCTGGATGCCCCAAAAGCCCCGGCCGGCCTGGAATCCGAAGCTGGCCTGAAGCGTAGTGAAGACCTCAGCGACTGGTTCAACAGCACCTCCTGGCGCCGCCAGCCCTGGCTACACCAGCAACCGCGGGTCGAAGGCGGCCTCGTGCTGATCCTCGGCAACGACAGCCCAACCGGCCATGTGCTCGGTGTCGCCCTCTGCGAGGCGCTGGTCACCCTCGGTGCTCGCGTCGCCCGCGTCCAGCCCGGCGTCGCCTTTGCCGACCAGGGCGAAGGACGCTACGCACTGGCCCTCGGCGACGCCGGCCAGTGGGAACAACTGCTCGCCCACACCGGCCGCCCGCAGGCCGTCATCCACACGCTGTTGCTCGATACCACCGGCGGCGACACGCTGGACAACGCGGCACTCACCCGCCAGTTCGCCTTCGACGCGCTGCTGGCGCTGACCCAGGCGCTGGCCGACGAAGCCGCCGACGAGCGCGTCGCGCTGCTGACGCTGGGCAGCGAAATGTTCGACGTTGTGCCCGGCGAGACCATCGACGCCGTCAAGGCCAGCGCCATCGGCCCGCATCTGGCTATCGGCCACGAATATCGCAAGCTGGTCAGCCGCGTACTCGATGTACCGACCAGTGCCGCCGAACTGCCCAACAACCTGGCCCGCATCACGCTCGACGAACTGGCCCGACTGCAGGCCGAAGCCCACGCCCCGCTGGTACTCGGCGACAAGTGCGTCGCCTGGCGCCACGGCTCGCGCTGGCTGGGCCACGTCGA is a window encoding:
- a CDS encoding type I polyketide synthase yields the protein MNSAKSYSGRIAIIGMAGRFPGSSDVEHFWQHLCEGRDALRQYSAEEVRAGIDQHDYLTIPYLERQVGSGNWVGAGYYLADADKFDAGFFGYSPNEAELIDPQQRIFLEASWAAMEDAGYVPDAYPGAVGTFGGTGLSRYFLNNVFANREIMCASERDLIAGIGNEPDYLTNRVAYKLNFTGPSITVQTACSTSLVAIHLACQSLRAGECDLALGGGAMAIVPNGIGYQYQEGSMNSGDGRIRAFDAEASGTVFSEGGVGVIVLKRLEDAEADGDNIYAVIRGSAVTNDGNHKAGYTAPGIDGQVDVITRALRAANTHASEITYVEAHGTGTSLGDPIELTALTRAFRNHTDRRQYCAIGSVKTNVGHLAPAAGVASVIKAALAAHHGMLPPSLHYKQPNPRIDFADSPFAVNTELTRWIPPESGRRVASVSSFGIGGTNAHLILEEPPELIATQSERHLRTIQLSAKTPGALARSAEQLAAYLERHPETDLDDVALTLQEGRRAFDLRAAIACEEREELLKALTELATNPPKQAALPASGKLALLFTGQGSQHAGMAAALHEHCAIFREVMDTCCELLAGHLELDLRRLLLAAPDDQAAQDSLRETRYAQPALFVVEYALAQQLLAYQIQPAAMIGHSLGEYVAATLAGVFELEDALALVALRGQLMQAMEPGAMLSIPLDGNGVAQWLSDEINLAAINSPRASVVAGSHAAIDALATRLEAEGVGCRKLQTSHAFHSWMMKPLAEQFRAAVAAVPRRAPTARVVSNLTGDWLSEAQAIDPNYWVQHLLSPVRFQACLETLLNDGYTFLVEAGPGGVLSAFARHLLANPNGRPRAQAVPMMPHPTEAQRGDAYLRQGLGNLWAAGYALDFAIVEADNVGRRIPLPAYPFARERHWLDAPKAPAGLESEAGLKRSEDLSDWFNSTSWRRQPWLHQQPRVEGGLVLILGNDSPTGHVLGVALCEALVTLGARVARVQPGVAFADQGEGRYALALGDAGQWEQLLAHTGRPQAVIHTLLLDTTGGDTLDNAALTRQFAFDALLALTQALADEAADERVALLTLGSEMFDVVPGETIDAVKASAIGPHLAIGHEYRKLVSRVLDVPTSAAELPNNLARITLDELARLQAEAHAPLVLGDKCVAWRHGSRWLGHVETVPVTKPAIPVDLAALDGAIIITGGLGGIGLSFAETLVRHGARQLVLVGRSPLPAPEEWAAWLAEHGPADATSGRIAAVRKLIAMGAEVEAEACDITQADTVIAMVERVRVRFGRVAGAIHAAGVAGSGVMAMKTLEAANAVLDPKIVGALALERALEGENLSFFVLVSSLFAVIGGTGQVDYCAANNFLDAFARRRAARGLHTVSLAYGGWREVGMAVAMGHTGAAKTPALPAGRSESHPFLFSREPDGAATRFTTHLRVEDHWALSDHRINGVPVMPGTGLIEMLRAAWQALTGQATCTLGNVFFYRPLFVPENEMIEVRLTLTPTGDAHDVEIVTEQGPVLVADVRATSGETAIIDVAALNAACNGEVVEFGGQAALIGEEGFLSLGERWQVVQRLHFGENQLLGELALPAHCRADLEQFALHPALLDMATGPITGHLLMRLDLGLDSEYLPFTYGRLEIHGAMEAELLTHVVYRGIAEDRDTIHFDIRVITPDGRLVASVEDFRLRRVPAEAFAAKAAPLIGATDDGSISPQEGCEALLRVLALDGAAPHWVFNPHPLETMLRRMRAERIAEATRGDGKKAKLVREDVIVAPPTTPEEEILVAIIEEALGITPVGIHDNFFDLGIDSVIGIQIVAHAKKHGVILKPNQLFEHQTVAELAAVASRAETAPVAPAPAAAVVDDLGGADLSDVLNALGAS
- a CDS encoding non-ribosomal peptide synthetase: MTALAQIRNLSPAQRDALVARLRSRQQQNASAGQGIPQIEPDPARRRDAFPLTDIQQAYWVGRQAGFEMGNIAAHGYLEIEARDIDLPRLEDAFNQLIARHDMLRAVIQADGQQRILADVPYYRFATTNLRQLDEAERTAQLAALREQLSHQVLPTELWPLFDIRVSLLPDNGIRLHLSLDVLIFDAHSFDNVISPEWQRLYAQPEHPLAPLEFSFADYVAGLQALEASDSFQKSLAYWRQRLDSLPPGPEFPLAKNPEAIKKPHFAHRSLRLPRLQWEALRRTGSAHRITPAALLLSAYALTVGRWSQSPHFTLNLTLFNRQPFHPEVNHLVGDFTSVTLLEIDLRNFRSFGEMAHAIQSQLWEDMDHRAVSGVRVLREITEHRRGTQAMTVPVVFTGALSNDAAGEAPAAMSWLGKPGYVVTQTPQVWLDCQAVEDGGDLVLDWDSVDELFEPGFIDAMFAGFGKLVNKLANDPDSWARPRLNILPDSQLAMMAAVNQTAAPIPAGLLHAPLLARCHMTPDRLAVADGRRQLSFGQLYRESNALAHAILAAGLPRSSLIGVMLPKSASQVVAVLGILESGNAYLPIEPSLPLDRIVEILRLSGAAAVVTNAATLVERPLPETARHFSLDAIEAPAPRPLPTLAGPRDLAYVIYTSGSTGTPKGVAIDHRGALNTCIDCNQRFAIDENDRVLGLSALNFDLSVWDIFGVIGAGGALILPDYERAREPAHWAECMATHGVTVWNTVPALLDLYVSYRREVARDCDTTLRLAMMSGDWIPLTLPGQIRATCPQAAIFSLGGATEASIWSILHPIDEVNPAWHSIPYGRPMLNQTFHVRDDRLDHCPVGVPGELCIGGIGVAMGYWQDEARTAAQFVFCPHTGERLYRTGDLGRWLPDGNLEILGRLDFQVKINGYRVELGEIEAAMAACKGVLTGVAQVVGGAGQAKQLIGYYVRDNSDADAENRKLQARLNRDGIRRLAAPLLQLPGAEVSNPARRSVRHFLSDEVSQQALAAMLAPLRLADVNGIARYRYASGGGFYPVQLYVQVAPDRVKGLAGGLYYFHPGENALQLVDATRTLSPEWFPRVNRPVIDAAAFCLFLVGSRQAIEPHYGAAAAPVLCMLEAGAMTQLLEDSAAAAGLGTVQLGGFRADKAGDFFGLGDDALYLHMLVGGMPGEEPAAAPGSSVITDNVFEEGLRAHLASRLADYMVPRQFVRIEHLPLSANGKVDRKALPEPRARRAMRTVAAGQLEQDPLAQEIRSLWQEVLKLDRIALDDNFFDLGGTSVDMIRIHTRLQPRLAQPVTLVDMFFSHPTIGDFVRAQNTAQPATPAAEQAEPAPELPRNRRARNRNSTSTASH